The Deltaproteobacteria bacterium nucleotide sequence CCTACAGGCAAGCCCAAACGATAAAGGGGAAAGCGGAGGCAGAGGCCATTAAGATCTATGCCGATGCCTTTAGAAGAGACCCCCGGTTTTATGATTTTATAAGGACCCTGGAGAGCTATCAAAAAATCATAGATAAAGAGACTACCGTTATCTTGAGGTCCGACTCAGAGCTGTTTAAATACATAGATATCTTGGGCAAATAAGGCCCTATTGAATACCTTATCAATAAGGAGCCAAATCAAAGGATTCCGGGGGCCTAGGGGCCAAGGGGTCCAGTGGTCGAGTGAAATACACTAGGACCGCTCGGCTGTCTTCGACCCTGAGACTTCGGCGTGAGCTCAGTCGAACGCTCAGACCGAAGGGAGCTCGCCGCAAGCCCTAGAATCCTGGAATTAGCAACTTTCTGGAGAAGAACCAATAGCTTTTACTTAAAAACGCTCATGAATCTCTCTTTGATTTTCCGGGCTGAGTAGGGGATTCGAGGGCAGGTTTTAGAGACCTCTTGGCTTACCTTAATTTGAATAAAGACTGGTCCTAAACCAGAAAGAGATTCTGAAAACACTTTTTGTAATTTATTTTCCTGATCAATGAGATAAGCCTCTCGGTAACCAGCTGCCTGAGCTATTTTGTAGAAAGGGATATCAGGGGAAATCGTCGGCTGATCACCTGTAGTTCCGTATGCTTGATTATCCAGGACCAGATGGATGAGATTTTCAGGTCTTAAAGCACCAATTAAAGCCAAATTACCTAATCCCATCAAGATATTTCCATCTCCATCCAGGACAATTACTTTCCCCTGCGGTTGATGTAATGCTACGCCCAAGGCCACTGAAGAAGCCAACCCCATGGAGCCAAGTAAGTAAAAATTTTCCCTTCTATCCCGGCAGAAAAAAGATTCACGGCTCATGGCTCCATTGGCATGAATTATCAGTTCATCTCCTGATAAATTATCAATGACCAATCTGATTGCTTCTAGCCGGTTCATTCCAAGGCTCCTTTGGTAATAAGTAAAAAATAGGGAAGTCCTTGATCGAGCAAATACCCTTTAATT carries:
- a CDS encoding sulfopyruvate decarboxylase subunit beta, coding for MNRLEAIRLVIDNLSGDELIIHANGAMSRESFFCRDRRENFYLLGSMGLASSVALGVALHQPQGKVIVLDGDGNILMGLGNLALIGALRPENLIHLVLDNQAYGTTGDQPTISPDIPFYKIAQAAGYREAYLIDQENKLQKVFSESLSGLGPVFIQIKVSQEVSKTCPRIPYSARKIKERFMSVFK